A stretch of the Pseudalkalibacillus hwajinpoensis genome encodes the following:
- a CDS encoding collagen-like triple helix repeat-containing protein, whose amino-acid sequence MPILYTGPIENAPVNGVRATQQFSAKITNRSSTLNGTVYIEGYILSNTRTLYVQELFSIAPNQVITKTFAANFDAFEFNFTTGGAAEKNIEVSAWGKNTAGQLVTAHRLVSSELIGAQLSGATGATGATGATGATGVTGSTGETGATGATGETGATGATGATGETGATGATGETGATGETGATGETGETGITGVTGETGVTGETGETGETGATGETGATGETGATGATGETGATGATGATGETGITGETGVTGETGETGETGATGETGATGATGATGETGSTGEMGSTGTTGATGETGATGATGETGATGATGATGETGETGITGETGVTGETGETGETGATGETGATGETGATGATGETGATGATGATGETGITGETGVTGETGETGATGETGETGATGETGETGETGETGATGETGATGETGATGATGATGATGETGATGETGETGETGETGATGATGETGVTGETGATGATGATGATGETGPTGATGETGVTGATGETGATGETGVTGETGATGETGATGATGVTGATGETGVTGETGATGATGSTGATGATGATGATGATGVTGATGETGVTGATGATGETGETGATGETGVTGAKGETGATGVTGETGATGETGSTGVTGETGATGATGATGETGETGETGETGATGATGETGVTGETGATGATGATGATGETGATGATGETGVTGATGETGETGETGATGETGATGETGATGATGPTGTIDPDVTIANVGPNVSSQFSELRTAAKTPIIELTSVYGLSDLRDIVTTTGSATVSSNDTEFVLTTTASGADSAILSSAEKGRYQSGYSGEAGIGVRLPDLPTGTQVARWGLFDDENGVFFGVDNTSSFVGIRRAGVDTVIPQASWNVDSLDGSGPSGATLDLSNGNIFQLDFTWYGYGVIEFRVVIPNPTTLAQEVITVNRYAPSGETSLADPNLPLRAEINNDGTASALQAFVGGRQYSIIGNYNPTFRITSERRTITATTTLTPVISFQRKTEFPAGSGRPNSVSVTLEGIDLVTSDDIYYQVLLGGTLNGSFVTFPTATTNIPNSETALLVNTTSTTLTGGQVLLQGLAAASAQGNNRVLASASLLDFELPDTAFVTLAVATFTGSGSVVATFRVTEEW is encoded by the coding sequence ATGCCAATATTATACACTGGGCCAATCGAAAACGCTCCAGTAAATGGTGTCAGAGCAACACAACAGTTTTCAGCGAAAATAACAAATCGAAGTTCAACGTTGAACGGAACTGTCTATATCGAAGGATATATATTAAGTAACACCAGAACTTTATATGTTCAAGAATTGTTCAGTATTGCACCGAATCAAGTTATAACTAAGACTTTTGCGGCTAATTTTGATGCATTTGAGTTTAATTTCACTACGGGTGGCGCCGCTGAAAAAAATATTGAAGTATCTGCCTGGGGTAAAAACACTGCAGGCCAATTGGTCACGGCTCATCGTTTGGTTTCTTCTGAATTGATAGGGGCCCAATTGAGTGGAGCGACCGGGGCAACCGGAGCGACCGGGGCAACCGGAGCAACTGGGGTAACGGGATCAACTGGAGAAACGGGAGCGACTGGAGCAACCGGAGAAACGGGAGCAACCGGAGCAACGGGTGCAACCGGTGAAACAGGAGCAACCGGAGCAACAGGTGAAACCGGAGCAACCGGAGAAACGGGTGCAACCGGAGAAACCGGTGAAACTGGGATAACCGGAGTCACGGGAGAAACCGGAGTCACGGGAGAAACCGGAGAAACGGGAGAAACCGGAGCAACCGGAGAAACGGGAGCAACTGGTGAAACAGGAGCCACGGGAGCAACGGGAGAAACAGGAGCCACGGGAGCAACCGGAGCAACCGGTGAAACTGGGATAACCGGAGAAACCGGAGTCACGGGAGAAACCGGAGAAACGGGAGAAACCGGAGCAACCGGAGAAACGGGAGCAACCGGAGCAACGGGTGCAACCGGTGAAACAGGATCCACAGGAGAAATGGGATCAACCGGAACAACCGGAGCAACCGGTGAAACAGGAGCAACCGGAGCAACAGGTGAAACAGGAGCAACCGGAGCAACGGGTGCAACCGGAGAAACCGGTGAAACTGGGATAACCGGAGAAACCGGAGTCACGGGAGAAACCGGAGAAACGGGAGAAACCGGAGCAACCGGAGAAACGGGAGCAACTGGTGAAACAGGAGCCACGGGAGCAACGGGAGAAACAGGAGCCACGGGAGCAACCGGAGCAACCGGTGAAACTGGGATAACCGGAGAAACCGGAGTCACGGGAGAAACGGGAGAAACCGGAGCAACCGGAGAAACGGGAGAAACGGGAGCAACCGGTGAAACAGGAGAAACGGGAGAAACCGGAGAAACGGGAGCAACCGGTGAAACAGGAGCAACGGGAGAAACAGGAGCAACGGGTGCAACCGGAGCAACGGGAGCAACCGGTGAAACAGGAGCAACCGGAGAAACGGGAGAAACGGGAGAAACCGGAGAAACTGGAGCAACAGGAGCAACCGGAGAAACAGGAGTAACTGGTGAAACCGGAGCAACGGGTGCAACAGGAGCAACGGGTGCAACAGGAGAAACCGGACCCACCGGGGCAACAGGGGAAACGGGGGTAACCGGGGCAACGGGTGAAACTGGAGCAACCGGAGAAACCGGAGTCACGGGTGAAACTGGTGCAACCGGAGAAACGGGAGCAACGGGAGCTACCGGAGTCACGGGAGCAACCGGAGAAACCGGAGTAACTGGTGAAACCGGAGCCACGGGAGCAACCGGATCAACTGGAGCCACTGGAGCCACCGGGGCAACGGGAGCAACCGGGGCAACCGGAGTAACCGGGGCAACAGGGGAAACGGGGGTAACCGGAGCAACGGGTGCAACTGGAGAAACAGGAGAAACCGGAGCCACGGGTGAAACCGGAGTAACCGGGGCAAAAGGGGAAACGGGTGCAACCGGAGTCACGGGAGAAACCGGAGCAACGGGAGAAACTGGATCAACTGGGGTAACCGGAGAAACCGGAGCCACGGGTGCAACAGGAGCCACGGGTGAAACCGGAGAAACGGGAGAAACGGGAGAAACTGGAGCAACAGGAGCAACCGGAGAAACAGGAGTAACTGGTGAAACCGGAGCCACGGGTGCAACAGGAGCCACGGGTGCAACAGGAGAAACCGGAGCCACCGGGGCAACAGGGGAAACGGGGGTAACCGGGGCAACGGGTGAAACTGGAGAAACCGGAGAAACCGGAGCCACGGGAGAAACAGGTGCAACCGGAGAAACTGGGGCAACCGGTGCAACGGGTCCTACTGGAACTATAGATCCAGATGTAACAATTGCAAATGTAGGTCCAAATGTCAGTTCACAATTTAGTGAATTAAGAACGGCTGCCAAAACGCCTATTATTGAATTGACTTCCGTCTACGGTCTATCTGATTTACGAGATATTGTTACAACTACTGGTAGTGCAACCGTTTCAAGCAATGATACTGAGTTTGTTTTAACGACTACAGCCAGCGGAGCTGATTCTGCTATATTATCCAGTGCAGAAAAAGGGCGTTATCAATCTGGCTATTCTGGTGAGGCAGGTATTGGTGTCCGTCTTCCTGATCTGCCAACAGGCACTCAAGTTGCAAGGTGGGGATTGTTTGATGATGAAAATGGTGTTTTCTTCGGAGTGGATAATACTTCATCGTTTGTAGGTATTAGGAGAGCCGGTGTAGATACGGTTATTCCGCAAGCTTCTTGGAATGTTGATTCGCTTGACGGAAGTGGTCCAAGTGGAGCTACATTAGATTTATCTAATGGTAATATATTCCAATTAGATTTCACATGGTATGGCTATGGTGTCATTGAGTTTCGAGTTGTCATTCCGAACCCTACTACTCTTGCACAAGAAGTTATAACCGTTAATCGTTATGCTCCAAGTGGAGAAACGAGTCTTGCTGATCCTAACTTACCTTTACGAGCCGAGATTAATAATGATGGAACTGCAAGTGCGCTTCAGGCATTTGTAGGAGGAAGGCAGTATTCAATTATAGGGAACTACAACCCAACATTTAGAATCACATCTGAACGACGTACGATCACAGCAACCACAACATTAACACCCGTTATTTCATTTCAACGTAAGACTGAATTTCCCGCAGGGTCAGGTAGACCTAACTCAGTAAGTGTAACACTAGAGGGGATTGATTTAGTAACTAGTGATGATATTTATTATCAAGTTTTACTCGGTGGAACGCTGAATGGGTCCTTTGTCACCTTTCCAACTGCAACGACGAATATTCCAAACTCTGAAACGGCCTTACTTGTAAATACTACATCCACTACATTAACAGGCGGGCAGGTACTCTTACAGGGACTTGCAGCAGCTTCTGCCCAGGGGAACAATCGAGTTCTGGCATCTGCATCCTTGTTGGATTTCGAACTCCCTGATACCGCATTTGTGACACTGGCCGTTGCAACATTTACAGGAAGTGGTTCCGTAGTTGCCACGTTCAGAGTAACTGAAGAATGGTGA
- a CDS encoding glycosyltransferase: MVSISLCLIVKNEEAVLGTCLHSIHDIVDEINIIDTGSDDKTKEIAESYQANIYDFKWVNDFAKARNFAFSKATMDYILWLDADDVFLEEDRQKLKKLKNDLDPSVDSVRMHYNLSLDEFGNVTSSLMRNRLVRRERHFKWIGAVHEYLEVGGNIINSEISVLHNPIHHDATRNITIYKERLEREEQFTPRDMYYFANELKDHSEFETAIEYYEKFLEGQKGWIEDNVATCAKLADCYAALGKKADSLRSILHSFSYTTPRPEFCCKVANYFFEKKDYQPAIFWYKLATKTTIQEDNLGTQKRFYSNWIPYIQLCVCYDVLGDYETAYYYNEMAGVTRPGDSKYVQNKQYLEKRLLSVKKKVLIASPIRQDPEILRCFLKSLKRLNEEGLSFYYYFINDNQDKKSTLLLKDFQKEMQEVTIKDIDSEEEYRKNQMTHYWNETLVWKVAQFKDAMIEHAKEHKFDYIFLVDSDLVLQKETIQHLVAQQKDIISEVFWTRWQPEAMEQPQVWLTDEYTQFEKKPGEELNDSEEGQRYRDFINQLRQPGVYEVGGLGACTLISRNALEKGVCFKKIPNLTFWGEDRHFCIRAGALGLSLWADTHYPPYHLYRRSDLEGVNDYLEADVIELPVADKKVKTSQKPRITLSMVIKNEEGKYLEKVLRKHLDYIDEAVIIDDGSTDNSVRICKKILEDIPLTIIHNSESKFSNEITLRKQQWEKTIETNPDWILNMDADEMFEEGVAQQLRALTNQEEFDLFSFRIYDMWDGKNYREDEQWNAHHLYRPFLLRYKNDFTYKWKEQKQHCGRYPENIFQLPNSLSCLRIKHLGWSTAELRAEKYNRYLKLDPEAVYGKRGQYESILDPNPKLIQWQE, encoded by the coding sequence TTGGTTTCAATCAGTTTATGCTTAATTGTAAAAAATGAAGAAGCTGTATTAGGGACATGCCTTCATTCCATTCATGACATTGTTGATGAGATTAATATTATCGATACAGGATCCGATGACAAGACAAAGGAGATTGCTGAAAGTTATCAAGCAAACATTTATGATTTTAAATGGGTAAATGATTTTGCGAAGGCTCGTAATTTTGCTTTTTCTAAAGCGACAATGGATTATATTCTATGGCTTGATGCGGACGATGTCTTTCTAGAAGAAGACCGTCAAAAGCTGAAGAAGTTGAAGAACGATCTCGATCCCTCTGTCGATTCAGTAAGGATGCACTACAACCTTTCCTTAGATGAATTTGGGAATGTGACTTCGAGTTTGATGCGAAATCGTCTAGTAAGGCGAGAGCGTCATTTCAAGTGGATCGGGGCAGTTCATGAGTATTTAGAAGTTGGTGGTAATATAATCAACAGTGAGATTTCTGTTCTTCATAATCCCATCCATCATGATGCAACTAGAAATATAACGATCTATAAAGAAAGGCTAGAACGTGAAGAACAATTTACTCCTAGAGATATGTATTATTTTGCTAATGAGCTTAAAGACCATAGCGAATTCGAAACGGCAATTGAGTATTATGAGAAATTTTTGGAAGGACAAAAAGGCTGGATCGAAGACAATGTGGCTACGTGTGCAAAGCTTGCTGACTGTTATGCTGCCCTTGGTAAGAAGGCAGACAGTTTGCGCTCTATCCTTCATTCTTTTTCTTATACTACACCAAGACCTGAATTTTGCTGTAAGGTAGCCAATTATTTCTTTGAAAAGAAGGATTATCAACCTGCTATATTTTGGTATAAATTGGCTACGAAAACAACCATTCAAGAAGATAATTTAGGTACCCAAAAGCGTTTCTATTCAAATTGGATTCCGTATATTCAACTTTGTGTTTGCTATGATGTTCTTGGAGATTATGAGACTGCTTATTACTATAATGAAATGGCGGGAGTTACTCGACCAGGTGACTCTAAATATGTGCAGAATAAACAGTATCTTGAAAAAAGGCTTCTTTCAGTTAAAAAGAAGGTTTTAATAGCAAGCCCGATTCGGCAAGATCCTGAGATTCTAAGGTGTTTTCTGAAGTCATTGAAACGGCTTAATGAAGAAGGGTTATCATTTTATTATTATTTTATTAACGACAATCAGGATAAGAAATCAACGTTATTGTTAAAGGATTTTCAAAAGGAAATGCAGGAAGTGACGATTAAGGATATTGATTCTGAAGAAGAATACCGAAAAAATCAGATGACACATTATTGGAATGAGACTCTTGTATGGAAGGTCGCTCAATTTAAGGATGCAATGATTGAACATGCAAAAGAACATAAATTTGATTATATCTTTCTAGTGGATTCAGACCTTGTCTTACAAAAGGAAACGATTCAACATTTAGTTGCACAACAGAAAGATATTATATCCGAGGTATTCTGGACTAGATGGCAGCCTGAAGCGATGGAACAACCTCAAGTATGGCTTACTGACGAGTACACTCAATTTGAAAAAAAACCTGGTGAAGAGCTAAACGATTCAGAAGAAGGACAGCGATATCGTGATTTCATCAATCAATTAAGGCAACCAGGTGTTTATGAAGTAGGCGGGCTTGGTGCATGCACATTGATTTCAAGGAATGCGCTTGAAAAAGGGGTATGCTTCAAAAAGATCCCGAATTTAACATTTTGGGGAGAGGATCGTCATTTTTGTATTCGAGCGGGTGCGCTAGGTCTTTCTTTATGGGCGGACACTCATTATCCTCCTTATCATCTATATCGGCGATCGGACCTTGAAGGTGTAAATGATTACTTGGAAGCTGACGTGATTGAATTGCCTGTAGCGGATAAGAAAGTGAAAACTTCTCAAAAACCACGAATTACGTTGTCTATGGTTATTAAAAATGAAGAGGGAAAATACTTAGAAAAAGTATTAAGAAAGCACCTGGATTATATTGATGAGGCTGTAATCATAGACGATGGAAGCACGGACAATTCAGTTAGAATTTGCAAAAAAATACTAGAGGATATTCCGTTAACCATTATTCATAATAGCGAATCCAAATTTTCAAATGAAATTACTCTCCGTAAACAGCAATGGGAGAAAACAATTGAAACAAATCCTGACTGGATTCTGAACATGGACGCTGATGAGATGTTTGAGGAGGGCGTCGCTCAACAACTTAGAGCGCTAACAAACCAAGAAGAGTTTGATCTGTTTTCTTTCCGGATTTATGATATGTGGGACGGAAAAAACTATCGAGAAGATGAACAATGGAATGCTCACCATCTTTATCGTCCCTTTTTATTAAGATACAAAAACGATTTCACTTATAAATGGAAAGAACAGAAACAGCATTGTGGAAGATATCCTGAGAATATTTTTCAGCTTCCCAATAGCTTATCTTGTTTAAGAATTAAGCATTTAGGATGGTCTACAGCAGAACTGCGAGCAGAGAAATACAACCGGTATCTTAAACTAGATCCGGAAGCTGTATATGGAAAAAGAGGGCAGTATGAAAGTATTCTTGACCCTAATCCAAAATTGATCCAATGGCAAGAATAA
- a CDS encoding DUF421 domain-containing protein: protein MGIGSITLELLVGFLALLVLTKALGKTQITQITPFDFISSLVLGELVGNAIYDKEVNILSIIYAVLLWGVLIYIVEWITQKFRATRSILEGNPSIVISHGKINRRQLQKNKLDINQLQNLLRQKDVFSLREVEFAILETNGSISVLKKSDYQQPTKQDFDLKPKQGYLSVDIISDGKIDWGNLHDAGFNEEWLNKILKEHNIDHAEDLLILEWQQDTGVFLQKIDKD, encoded by the coding sequence GTGGGTATTGGATCAATTACGTTAGAGCTTCTCGTTGGCTTTCTAGCTTTACTCGTACTAACAAAGGCACTTGGTAAAACACAGATTACTCAAATCACACCTTTTGACTTTATCTCATCACTCGTACTTGGAGAACTTGTAGGAAATGCGATTTACGACAAAGAAGTCAATATATTATCGATTATCTATGCAGTCTTACTATGGGGTGTATTAATTTATATTGTGGAATGGATTACACAGAAATTCAGAGCTACGAGAAGCATTCTAGAAGGAAATCCTTCTATTGTGATCAGTCATGGAAAAATTAATCGGCGTCAACTTCAAAAAAACAAATTAGATATCAATCAATTACAAAATTTACTTCGACAAAAGGATGTTTTCTCACTTCGAGAAGTTGAATTCGCCATTCTTGAAACGAATGGAAGTATTAGTGTATTAAAGAAATCAGATTATCAGCAGCCGACAAAACAAGACTTTGATCTTAAACCAAAACAGGGTTATTTATCAGTTGATATTATTTCGGATGGGAAAATCGACTGGGGAAACCTTCATGATGCTGGTTTCAATGAGGAATGGTTGAATAAAATTCTTAAGGAGCATAACATCGATCATGCTGAAGATTTATTAATATTGGAGTGGCAACAGGATACAGGTGTATTTCTACAAAAAATTGATAAGGATTAG
- a CDS encoding GNAT family N-acetyltransferase: MEVKVVQSKKELDDAFQVRQTVFVEEQKVPAELEIDEHEKHAYHFVAYDDHQPTAAGRFRVLDHIAKVERICVLRDYRKTGLGQILMNSIEKHARELDLKEMKLNAQMTAVGFYEKLGYTTVSGEFMDAGIPHVTMIKAL; encoded by the coding sequence ATGGAAGTGAAAGTCGTTCAATCGAAGAAAGAGTTGGATGATGCTTTTCAAGTAAGACAGACTGTTTTCGTTGAAGAGCAAAAAGTACCAGCTGAATTAGAAATTGATGAGCACGAGAAACACGCTTATCACTTTGTAGCTTACGATGATCACCAACCTACAGCTGCTGGTCGTTTTAGAGTATTAGATCATATAGCTAAAGTTGAACGAATCTGTGTGCTAAGGGACTATCGTAAAACAGGTCTCGGACAGATTCTAATGAATTCAATTGAAAAACATGCGAGAGAATTAGATCTTAAAGAAATGAAACTCAATGCACAAATGACCGCTGTAGGGTTTTATGAGAAACTTGGATACACAACGGTTTCTGGAGAATTTATGGACGCTGGGATACCTCACGTCACAATGATAAAAGCACTATGA
- a CDS encoding YjcG family protein produces MKYGIAIFPSKKLADVANSFRKRYDPHYALIPPHLTLREGFDATEEEIQKLTPVLHKISDESKPFSMHVYKVGSFNPVNNVIYFKVKDNEVLDDLHRKLNPEEALSERDYNFVPHITIAQNLSDDEHSDVYGSLQMKDVNHEETIDRFQLLYQLENGMWTVYETFHLGKVR; encoded by the coding sequence ATGAAATACGGCATTGCAATTTTCCCATCGAAAAAACTAGCAGACGTTGCTAACTCCTTTCGAAAACGTTATGATCCGCACTATGCGCTCATTCCACCACATTTGACTTTACGCGAAGGCTTTGATGCAACGGAAGAAGAGATTCAGAAATTAACACCTGTGCTACACAAAATCTCTGATGAGTCTAAACCTTTTTCAATGCATGTTTATAAAGTAGGATCTTTTAATCCTGTTAACAACGTGATTTATTTTAAAGTGAAAGACAATGAAGTTCTTGATGATTTGCATAGAAAGTTAAATCCTGAAGAGGCTCTTTCGGAACGTGACTACAACTTTGTTCCTCACATTACGATCGCACAGAACCTTTCGGATGATGAGCATTCTGATGTATATGGTAGTTTGCAGATGAAAGATGTTAATCACGAAGAAACAATCGATCGCTTCCAGCTCCTTTATCAATTAGAAAATGGTATGTGGACCGTTTATGAAACGTTTCACCTTGGCAAAGTTCGCTAA
- a CDS encoding alpha/beta hydrolase — translation MNRGTYKDESIYSHYLKEEIPFQVYLPYNYSPLYKYSFLIANDGSDYFKLGRLGRTADELIENDEIEELIIVGIPYKSVEDRWRKYHPDGEQSDDYLRFLANELVPYLDEQYATYHLGYGRGLIGDSLAATVALRASLDYPRTFGRAILHSPYVDEAIMNKVEDFAEPELLSLYHIIGTEETEVPTTDGKTKNFINPNRKLNKIIKEKDFDYFYDEFEGGHLWKNWQPDMKRSLLHMFKL, via the coding sequence ATGAATCGAGGTACATACAAAGATGAAAGCATCTACAGTCACTATTTAAAAGAAGAAATTCCTTTCCAAGTTTATTTACCATATAATTATTCACCACTATACAAATACTCTTTTCTTATCGCTAATGATGGGAGCGATTATTTTAAATTAGGAAGACTTGGCCGCACAGCCGATGAACTAATTGAAAATGACGAAATTGAAGAGCTCATTATTGTAGGGATTCCCTATAAAAGTGTGGAAGATCGCTGGAGAAAATATCACCCAGACGGAGAGCAGTCAGATGATTACCTTCGTTTTCTTGCGAATGAACTTGTTCCTTATTTAGATGAACAGTATGCTACCTACCATCTTGGGTATGGTCGAGGATTAATTGGTGACTCTTTAGCAGCTACAGTCGCTTTGCGCGCTTCTCTTGACTACCCAAGAACGTTCGGTAGGGCTATCCTTCATTCACCATATGTAGATGAGGCGATCATGAATAAGGTAGAGGATTTTGCTGAGCCTGAGTTGCTATCTCTATACCATATTATCGGAACAGAAGAAACAGAAGTACCTACAACAGATGGGAAAACAAAAAATTTCATTAATCCAAACCGTAAATTAAATAAAATTATAAAGGAAAAAGATTTTGATTATTTCTATGATGAATTCGAAGGCGGGCACCTTTGGAAGAACTGGCAACCGGATATGAAACGCTCTCTTTTACACATGTTTAAACTCTAA
- a CDS encoding phosphatidylglycerophosphatase A family protein produces MKKRIHSRETEAAAKALIKERGVTIEDIAEIVYEMQSPYVDDLSMEDCVESVEAVLTKREIQHAVLVGIELDKLAEQGKLSEPLQSIVETDEGLFGVDETIALGAVFGYGSIAVTTFGHLDKQKFGIIEKLDTKVGESVHTFLDDLIASIAANASSRLAHRLRDREESLDKEEREKRDKEERIG; encoded by the coding sequence ATGAAGAAACGCATCCATAGTAGAGAAACAGAAGCAGCAGCAAAAGCCCTAATAAAAGAACGTGGCGTTACAATTGAGGATATTGCAGAAATTGTTTACGAAATGCAATCCCCTTATGTAGATGACCTTTCCATGGAGGACTGTGTCGAAAGTGTTGAGGCTGTTCTCACAAAGCGAGAAATTCAGCATGCGGTTCTAGTTGGAATTGAACTAGATAAGCTAGCGGAACAAGGGAAGCTTTCTGAACCACTTCAATCCATTGTTGAGACGGATGAAGGGTTATTTGGTGTTGATGAAACAATCGCACTTGGTGCTGTATTCGGCTACGGTAGTATAGCTGTTACGACATTCGGTCACCTTGATAAACAAAAATTTGGTATCATCGAAAAGCTTGATACAAAAGTAGGGGAAAGTGTTCATACCTTCCTTGATGATCTCATCGCAAGCATTGCGGCAAATGCATCTAGTCGCCTAGCGCATCGTCTGCGTGATCGAGAGGAATCCCTTGATAAAGAAGAGCGTGAAAAGCGAGATAAAGAAGAACGAATCGGATAA
- a CDS encoding DUF3892 domain-containing protein — protein MDRFEQAYEEYVKNSEAYYTPPEANSTHITAVRKNEGGDLIAFKTNTGEELDYVQALDAAKNGQLSGVDVFQKYGREIIRSEPDGTKENNFDHLPEF, from the coding sequence ATGGATCGTTTTGAACAAGCTTATGAAGAGTATGTTAAAAATAGTGAGGCATATTATACTCCACCAGAGGCAAATTCCACCCATATTACGGCCGTCCGCAAAAATGAGGGTGGAGATTTAATTGCTTTTAAAACAAACACGGGAGAAGAGCTAGATTATGTCCAGGCTTTAGACGCTGCAAAGAATGGTCAACTTTCGGGAGTAGATGTATTTCAAAAGTATGGTAGAGAAATTATTCGAAGTGAGCCTGATGGTACGAAAGAAAATAATTTCGATCATTTACCAGAATTTTAA
- a CDS encoding VanW family protein → MHLFLALTIAFSALSNHHITIHHKGAETYQIKKEELFSKDLGYPFYEADRVEELMDEVDVTISKSPVNAFIDNQGAIVDGVNGYTLHRDAFRENLLHSLYRNSSTWLQPDLTILYPKVNAELLSFIRKKQVGGFVTYFKKGNLERTKNIMLAAEAINNTVVFPGETFSFNQTVGKRTKEKGYLPAPIIVRGELSEGIGGGICQVSSTLFNAVDQAGVHILERYSHSRSVPYVKPGRDATVSWYGPDFSFRNELNQPILIRAKVIEGSVVIHVYSSEDM, encoded by the coding sequence GTGCATTTATTTCTAGCTTTGACTATAGCGTTTTCAGCGCTTTCAAACCATCACATAACGATTCACCACAAAGGAGCAGAGACTTATCAGATTAAGAAAGAAGAGTTGTTTTCAAAAGACCTTGGTTATCCTTTTTATGAAGCAGATCGGGTGGAGGAATTAATGGATGAAGTAGATGTAACTATCTCAAAGTCTCCAGTAAATGCCTTCATTGATAACCAAGGAGCTATTGTCGATGGAGTCAATGGATACACGTTACATCGAGACGCTTTTCGAGAGAATTTGCTTCATAGTCTATACCGCAATAGTTCAACTTGGCTTCAACCAGATCTCACCATTCTTTATCCAAAAGTAAACGCAGAGCTTTTATCATTCATTAGAAAAAAACAAGTGGGAGGTTTTGTTACTTATTTTAAGAAAGGAAATCTGGAGCGAACGAAGAACATTATGTTAGCGGCTGAGGCGATTAACAATACTGTAGTATTTCCAGGGGAAACGTTTTCTTTCAACCAGACAGTTGGAAAAAGAACAAAAGAGAAGGGCTATTTGCCAGCTCCAATCATTGTAAGAGGTGAGTTATCTGAAGGAATTGGTGGGGGAATTTGTCAAGTGTCATCTACTCTTTTTAATGCAGTAGACCAGGCGGGCGTCCATATTTTAGAACGCTATTCCCATAGTAGAAGTGTTCCATATGTGAAACCTGGTAGAGATGCCACCGTGAGTTGGTACGGACCAGATTTTTCCTTTCGAAATGAACTTAATCAGCCGATTCTTATAAGGGCGAAAGTGATCGAAGGTTCAGTAGTCATTCATGTCTATTCATCTGAAGATATGTAA